The Sinorhizobium meliloti genome includes a window with the following:
- a CDS encoding ABC transporter permease, whose amino-acid sequence MIRVPPSPSGRGASALSDILMSTQSRNRSFKDAFLSPGLGLKAAVLVLLTALVAAPLLKVFGATLAPGAWSAWSDVLASNLSRNLFWLPLANTMILGAGVATGCVLVGGFLAWLVVMTDVPFRRTIGLLATLPFMIPSFATALAWGSLFRNARVGGQIGFLEGLGFSVPDWLAWGMVPTLVVLMAHYYSLAFTVIAAALATVNSDLVEAAQMTGAGRRRIFLGIVLPVALPALVAGASLTFAGAVSNFAAPALLGLPVRMQTLATRLYGMIEIGQAERGYVLAILLILVSAFFLWAGNRVISGRRSYATITGKGGRSKRFALGTARLPLFVAAASICVLTTVVPVVILIASSLAPSSSALFSDWSLHYWIGASDPAIARGQAGIWNNPLILSATGVTVGLGVTVAFSASLVGLLVAFVLARFRSGFLSAAINQISFLPLLVPGIAFGAAYVALLGAPIGPLPALYGTFLLLVIAATAYLVPFAVQTGRAVIQQVSGDLDESARMTGAGFLRRLFAITVPLAIRGLSAGALIVFVKIVRDLSLVVFLFTPTMPLLSVLAYRYASDGFTQFANALTVVVLVISVAATLFANRLQAKSQPWLQ is encoded by the coding sequence ATGATCCGCGTGCCGCCGTCGCCCTCGGGCCGCGGCGCATCCGCGCTATCGGATATTTTGATGTCTACTCAGTCTCGAAATCGCTCGTTCAAGGACGCGTTCCTCAGCCCCGGCCTGGGGCTGAAGGCGGCCGTGCTGGTGCTGCTGACTGCACTCGTCGCCGCTCCGCTATTGAAGGTCTTCGGCGCCACGCTTGCACCCGGTGCGTGGTCCGCCTGGTCCGACGTGCTTGCAAGCAATCTGTCACGAAACCTCTTCTGGCTACCGCTTGCTAATACAATGATCCTCGGCGCGGGTGTCGCCACTGGCTGTGTGCTCGTCGGCGGCTTTCTCGCCTGGCTCGTGGTCATGACGGACGTGCCGTTCCGACGCACGATTGGCCTTCTGGCAACGCTGCCCTTCATGATTCCCAGTTTCGCAACTGCGCTCGCTTGGGGTTCGTTGTTTCGCAATGCCCGCGTGGGAGGCCAGATTGGTTTCCTTGAGGGGCTTGGATTTTCTGTGCCCGATTGGCTTGCCTGGGGCATGGTGCCGACGCTGGTCGTTCTCATGGCGCACTACTATTCTCTTGCCTTTACCGTCATCGCAGCAGCCCTCGCCACGGTGAATTCCGACCTGGTGGAGGCTGCGCAGATGACGGGCGCCGGACGGCGCCGCATCTTTCTCGGTATCGTACTGCCGGTGGCACTTCCCGCGCTGGTCGCCGGGGCCTCGCTCACATTTGCCGGGGCAGTCTCCAATTTCGCGGCGCCGGCACTGCTTGGATTGCCGGTTCGCATGCAGACTCTCGCCACTCGCCTCTACGGCATGATCGAAATCGGTCAAGCGGAGCGCGGCTATGTGCTGGCAATTCTGCTCATCCTCGTCTCGGCGTTCTTCCTATGGGCTGGCAACCGGGTCATTTCGGGGCGCCGATCCTACGCCACGATCACGGGCAAGGGCGGTCGGTCGAAGCGCTTTGCGCTGGGGACCGCGCGATTGCCGTTGTTCGTTGCGGCCGCATCCATTTGCGTACTCACCACTGTCGTTCCGGTCGTGATTCTCATCGCCTCTAGCCTGGCGCCATCCTCCTCAGCGCTATTTTCTGACTGGTCGTTGCACTACTGGATCGGCGCGTCTGATCCGGCGATAGCCCGCGGTCAGGCCGGAATCTGGAACAATCCGCTGATCCTGTCGGCTACTGGCGTTACTGTCGGCCTTGGAGTGACGGTTGCCTTCTCCGCCTCGCTTGTGGGGCTACTGGTGGCCTTCGTTCTTGCCCGCTTCCGGTCCGGCTTTCTGTCGGCCGCGATCAACCAGATCAGTTTCCTGCCGCTGCTCGTGCCGGGCATCGCCTTCGGCGCGGCCTACGTCGCGTTGCTCGGCGCGCCGATCGGCCCGCTGCCAGCGCTCTACGGGACATTCCTACTGCTGGTCATCGCCGCCACAGCCTATCTGGTGCCCTTTGCCGTGCAGACCGGACGCGCGGTGATCCAGCAGGTATCGGGCGACCTCGATGAGAGCGCGCGGATGACCGGCGCCGGCTTCCTGCGTCGCCTTTTCGCAATCACCGTGCCGCTTGCCATTCGCGGACTATCGGCTGGAGCTCTGATTGTCTTCGTCAAGATCGTCCGCGATCTGTCGCTGGTCGTGTTCCTGTTCACGCCGACCATGCCGCTGCTGTCCGTACTTGCCTACCGCTATGCCTCGGACGGCTTCACCCAATTTGCCAATGCCCTCACTGTCGTCGTGCTTGTCATCTCCGTCGCCGCGACGCTTTTCGCCAATCGCCTGCAGGCCAAGTCACAGCCGTGGTTGCAATAA
- a CDS encoding ABC transporter substrate-binding protein gives MKRMMMIGAVLVALAAPAMAQDVDTLSPEALLTLAQKEGKVTVYSFTSRIARVEKAFEEAYPGIDLIGFDMSSTEMITRLRTEAAAGITNADVVYVSDAPVVLSDLLETGLLKNYVPPRIADKLDTAFKSPLLAQRLSTKVLMYNEAAYPNGAPIKNLWDLTTPEWKGKVLMVDPLQRGDYLDLMTEFVLRSDEMAKAYEALFRKPIELDDGVETAGHQFIVDLFENDLVLLASTDDVNAAVGKLGQDQPPVGFTSYSDRRDNEDEGWALQVVNDVVPSNGIVFPALLALTADTKNPAASRLAIDFLMGDDSETGGPGYAPFYVAGDWPTRSDIKGHPDAIPLADFKAWRVDPAATATIRKSVGDLVLQLQ, from the coding sequence ATGAAACGCATGATGATGATTGGCGCTGTTCTGGTCGCACTTGCCGCGCCGGCAATGGCGCAAGACGTTGATACGCTTTCGCCGGAAGCGCTGCTGACTTTGGCGCAGAAGGAAGGCAAGGTGACGGTCTATTCCTTCACCAGCCGTATCGCGCGAGTGGAAAAGGCATTCGAGGAAGCGTATCCGGGCATCGATCTGATCGGGTTTGATATGTCCTCGACAGAAATGATCACGCGCCTGCGCACGGAGGCCGCAGCCGGCATCACCAATGCGGATGTTGTCTATGTTTCCGACGCTCCGGTGGTGCTCAGCGATCTCTTGGAAACGGGTTTGCTCAAGAACTATGTACCGCCCCGCATTGCCGACAAGCTCGACACGGCGTTCAAGTCTCCGCTCCTGGCCCAACGCCTTTCGACCAAGGTCCTGATGTATAACGAAGCTGCCTATCCCAACGGCGCTCCGATCAAGAACCTCTGGGATCTCACGACGCCGGAGTGGAAGGGCAAGGTGCTGATGGTCGATCCGCTTCAGCGTGGTGATTATCTGGACCTGATGACGGAGTTCGTCCTGAGGTCCGACGAGATGGCTAAGGCGTACGAAGCGCTATTCCGCAAACCGATCGAACTGGATGACGGCGTGGAAACAGCCGGGCACCAGTTCATCGTAGATCTTTTCGAGAATGATCTGGTTCTGCTCGCCTCGACGGACGATGTGAATGCGGCGGTTGGTAAACTCGGTCAGGATCAGCCGCCCGTCGGCTTCACCAGCTATTCCGACCGACGCGACAATGAGGACGAGGGGTGGGCGCTGCAGGTCGTAAACGATGTCGTTCCTTCCAACGGGATCGTATTCCCGGCTCTGCTGGCGCTTACCGCTGACACAAAGAACCCGGCGGCATCACGCCTCGCTATCGACTTCCTGATGGGTGATGACAGCGAGACTGGCGGACCGGGCTATGCTCCGTTCTACGTGGCGGGTGACTGGCCAACGCGCAGCGACATCAAGGGCCACCCGGATGCGATCCCGCTGGCGGACTTCAAGGCCTGGCGGGTTGACCCGGCCGCGACGGCCACGATCCGCAAGTCCGTCGGTGACCTCGTTCTCCAGTTGCAATGA
- a CDS encoding MurR/RpiR family transcriptional regulator produces MLIAERVQTIADTLTPAERRLVKEIIAKPRDVALGTAGELARRTGVHEATASRLARKLGFETYAGFRHAIRDEFIVKTDPALRVRRTLETSRGHGMLEMLVQQEIEALTRLSSYVDEERLAAAAAALSDRRRIFIFARGNAETLAVLMNRRLRRMAFETVLVCGDSRDIAEQILSMGPDDALLVFAFRRQPRAYAPLIERAGKVGAVSVVVSGTVGPSLSPKADHLLAAPRAGDADAFQTLTVPMAICNGLILSMAQSDEVRSLSNLEQLGELIGELEGR; encoded by the coding sequence ATGCTCATTGCCGAACGTGTGCAAACTATTGCCGATACGCTGACGCCTGCTGAACGCCGTCTCGTCAAGGAGATCATCGCCAAGCCGCGCGATGTGGCGCTAGGGACGGCCGGGGAATTGGCGCGGCGTACCGGAGTGCATGAGGCGACGGCATCCCGACTTGCGCGCAAGCTCGGTTTCGAAACCTATGCCGGGTTTCGACACGCAATCCGGGATGAGTTCATCGTGAAGACCGATCCGGCGTTGCGCGTGCGGCGTACGCTGGAAACGTCCCGTGGCCATGGCATGCTGGAAATGCTCGTCCAGCAGGAAATCGAGGCCTTGACCCGACTGTCGAGCTATGTCGACGAGGAGCGCCTCGCTGCCGCTGCTGCCGCCTTGAGCGACCGCAGAAGGATTTTCATCTTTGCGCGCGGAAATGCGGAAACACTGGCCGTTCTGATGAACCGGCGTCTGCGCCGAATGGCGTTCGAAACTGTGCTGGTTTGCGGTGATAGCCGCGATATCGCTGAGCAGATCCTGTCCATGGGGCCGGATGATGCGCTGCTCGTCTTTGCGTTTCGCCGTCAGCCGCGTGCTTATGCGCCGCTGATCGAGCGAGCAGGAAAGGTTGGCGCCGTTAGTGTCGTCGTCTCTGGAACGGTGGGACCTTCCTTATCGCCGAAGGCCGATCACCTGCTTGCTGCGCCGCGCGCTGGCGACGCCGATGCATTCCAGACGCTGACGGTGCCCATGGCGATTTGTAACGGGCTCATTCTCAGCATGGCACAATCCGACGAGGTGCGCTCATTGAGCAACCTGGAACAATTGGGAGAACTGATCGGGGAACTTGAGGGACGCTGA
- a CDS encoding NAD(P)-dependent oxidoreductase: MTNRVALIGAGAMGGSIGARLVETGNRLTVFDPGPDKVQALVDKGAFAAPSAAEAAAFSDYVILSLNAPAIVRQAVFGDAGVAAGAQAGTLIIDMSSIDPNATKQLAADAAEKGLRWVDSPLSGGAPKALIGELTLMAGGTAQDVKDAHAVLRHVASNYTHMGSVGAGQTTKLINQVLCGLGFLAVAEATQLALDAGVDASKIPQALMGGRADSAILQEYMPRFVTKDYRHTGRIDNMVKDLAGAQDLARRTNTAMPLTAACAEIHRMLTAAGLGGEDQAALMEFFRGPNKENFK, encoded by the coding sequence ATGACCAACAGGGTTGCGCTGATTGGCGCGGGCGCCATGGGTGGCAGTATTGGCGCGCGGCTGGTGGAGACCGGCAATCGTCTGACCGTCTTCGATCCCGGTCCGGATAAGGTGCAGGCACTGGTGGACAAAGGCGCCTTTGCCGCCCCGTCGGCCGCGGAGGCCGCCGCCTTCAGCGACTACGTCATACTCAGCCTCAACGCCCCCGCCATCGTGCGCCAGGCCGTCTTCGGTGACGCGGGTGTGGCGGCCGGCGCGCAGGCGGGCACACTGATCATCGACATGTCGTCGATAGACCCGAACGCGACCAAGCAACTGGCGGCGGACGCGGCCGAGAAGGGCCTGCGGTGGGTGGACAGCCCGCTTTCCGGCGGCGCGCCCAAGGCCTTGATCGGCGAACTGACGCTGATGGCTGGCGGCACGGCGCAGGATGTGAAGGATGCGCATGCCGTCCTCAGGCATGTCGCCAGCAATTACACCCATATGGGATCGGTCGGTGCGGGTCAGACGACCAAGCTGATCAACCAGGTACTCTGCGGCCTCGGCTTCCTCGCTGTCGCGGAAGCCACCCAGCTCGCGCTAGATGCGGGCGTCGACGCGTCAAAGATCCCGCAGGCGCTAATGGGCGGGAGGGCCGACAGTGCGATCCTGCAGGAATACATGCCGCGTTTCGTGACGAAGGATTACCGCCACACCGGGCGGATCGACAACATGGTGAAGGACCTTGCCGGCGCGCAGGACCTCGCGCGCCGCACCAACACCGCCATGCCACTGACCGCCGCCTGTGCCGAGATCCACCGAATGCTGACGGCTGCCGGGCTGGGCGGCGAGGATCAGGCGGCGCTGATGGAATTTTTTCGTGGACCGAATAAGGAGAACTTCAAATGA
- a CDS encoding gluconokinase, GntK/IdnK-type, producing MAPHSARRGIVLMGVAGCGKSAIGAALATRLGATYVDGDDLHPPENIARMSRGEPLTDDDRWPWLTLVGRRLAAPDGVLIIGCSALKRRYRDHIRNEAGAPVTFVHLSGTKVLITARMGARAGHFMPVSLIESQFAALEPPTTDENVITVDIDQPLEVLVDEIAVKLEETPS from the coding sequence ATGGCCCCTCATTCCGCTCGACGGGGAATCGTCCTGATGGGCGTCGCCGGCTGCGGCAAGTCGGCGATCGGTGCCGCGCTCGCCACCCGTCTCGGCGCGACCTATGTCGACGGCGACGACCTGCACCCGCCGGAAAACATCGCCAGGATGAGCCGCGGCGAACCGCTCACCGACGACGATCGCTGGCCCTGGCTCACCCTCGTCGGACGAAGGCTCGCGGCCCCTGACGGCGTTCTGATCATCGGCTGCTCGGCGCTGAAGCGTCGTTACCGTGACCATATCCGCAACGAAGCGGGGGCGCCCGTCACCTTCGTCCACCTCTCCGGCACGAAGGTCCTCATCACCGCCCGCATGGGCGCGCGCGCCGGCCACTTCATGCCCGTGAGCCTCATCGAGAGCCAGTTCGCAGCCCTCGAACCCCCAACGACAGACGAAAACGTCATAACCGTCGATATCGACCAGCCGCTTGAGGTGCTCGTCGACGAAATCGCCGTAAAACTGGAGGAGACCCCATCATGA
- a CDS encoding SDR family oxidoreductase yields the protein MSTELFDLTGKRALVTGSSQGIGYALAKGLAATGAEIILNGRDAAKLAAAARDLGAGHTLAFDATDHQAVRKAVDAFEADVGAIDILVNNAGMQHRTPLEDFPADAFERLLKTNVSSVFNVGQAVARHMIKRGAGKIINIASVQTALARPGIAPYTATKGAVGNLTKGMATDWARYGLQCNAIAPGYFDTPLNAALVADPSFSDWLERRTPAGRWGKVEELVGACIFLSSDASSFVNGHVLYVDGGITASL from the coding sequence ATGAGCACCGAACTCTTCGACCTGACGGGCAAGCGCGCCCTCGTCACCGGCTCCTCGCAGGGCATCGGCTACGCGCTGGCCAAGGGTCTTGCCGCGACCGGCGCCGAGATCATCCTGAACGGCCGCGACGCCGCCAAGCTCGCGGCCGCCGCAAGAGACCTCGGGGCAGGGCACACGCTCGCCTTCGACGCCACCGACCACCAGGCTGTGCGCAAGGCCGTCGACGCCTTCGAGGCGGACGTCGGCGCGATCGACATCCTCGTCAACAATGCCGGCATGCAGCACCGCACGCCGCTGGAGGATTTTCCCGCCGACGCCTTCGAGCGACTCCTGAAGACGAATGTCTCCAGTGTCTTCAATGTCGGCCAGGCGGTCGCCCGCCACATGATCAAGCGCGGCGCGGGCAAAATCATCAACATCGCCAGCGTCCAGACGGCGCTCGCCCGCCCCGGCATCGCGCCCTATACCGCCACCAAGGGTGCCGTCGGCAACCTGACCAAGGGCATGGCGACCGACTGGGCGAGATACGGCCTGCAATGCAACGCGATCGCGCCCGGCTATTTCGACACGCCGCTGAATGCTGCGCTTGTCGCCGACCCGAGCTTTTCCGACTGGCTCGAAAGGCGCACGCCAGCCGGCCGATGGGGCAAAGTGGAGGAACTGGTCGGGGCCTGCATCTTCCTGTCCTCGGACGCCTCCTCCTTCGTCAACGGACACGTGCTCTATGTCGACGGCGGCATCACGGCCTCGCTCTGA
- a CDS encoding L-idonate 5-dehydrogenase yields MKAIVIHTAKDLRVEECAVEKPGPGEVEIRLAAGGICGSDLHYYNHGGFGTVRLKEPMILGHEVSGHVAALGEGVSDLAIGDLVAVSPSRPCGACDYCLKGLPNHCFHMRFYGSAMPFPHIQGAFRERLVAKASQCVKAEGLSAGEAAMAEPLSVTLHATRRAGEMLGKRVLVTGCGPIGTLSILAARRAGAAEIVAADLSERALGFARAVGADRTVNLSEDRDGLVPFSENKGTFDVLYECSGAQPALVAGIQALRPRGVIVQLGLGGDMALPMMAITAKELDLRGSFRFHEEFATAVKLMQGGLIDVKPLITHTLPLGEALKAFEIASDKGQSMKTQIAFA; encoded by the coding sequence AAGCCCGGCCCCGGCGAGGTGGAGATCCGCCTTGCGGCCGGTGGCATCTGCGGCTCGGATCTGCACTATTACAACCACGGCGGCTTCGGCACGGTGCGCCTCAAGGAGCCGATGATCCTCGGCCATGAGGTCTCCGGTCATGTCGCGGCGCTCGGCGAAGGCGTATCGGACCTTGCCATCGGCGATCTCGTCGCGGTCTCGCCCTCGCGGCCCTGCGGCGCCTGCGACTACTGCCTCAAAGGCCTGCCCAACCATTGCTTCCACATGCGCTTCTACGGCTCGGCCATGCCGTTCCCGCATATCCAGGGCGCCTTTCGCGAGCGGCTCGTCGCCAAGGCCAGCCAGTGCGTGAAGGCCGAAGGGCTTTCGGCCGGCGAGGCGGCGATGGCGGAGCCGCTCTCCGTGACGCTGCACGCCACGCGGCGCGCCGGCGAGATGCTGGGCAAGCGCGTCCTCGTCACCGGCTGCGGGCCGATCGGCACGCTGTCGATCCTCGCCGCCCGAAGGGCGGGCGCCGCCGAGATCGTCGCCGCCGATCTTTCCGAACGCGCGCTCGGCTTTGCCCGTGCCGTCGGTGCTGACCGCACGGTCAATCTGTCGGAAGACCGCGACGGTCTTGTTCCCTTTAGCGAGAACAAGGGCACTTTCGACGTGCTTTACGAGTGCTCGGGGGCGCAGCCCGCGCTGGTAGCCGGCATCCAGGCACTGCGCCCGCGCGGCGTCATCGTCCAGCTCGGTCTTGGCGGCGACATGGCCCTGCCGATGATGGCGATCACCGCCAAGGAACTCGACCTGCGCGGCTCCTTCCGCTTCCATGAGGAATTCGCGACTGCGGTGAAGCTGATGCAGGGCGGCCTGATCGACGTCAAGCCGCTGATCACCCACACGCTGCCGCTTGGCGAGGCGCTGAAAGCCTTCGAGATCGCCTCGGACAAGGGGCAATCGATGAAGACGCAGATCGCCTTTGCCTAG